The genomic segment GTGACGAGGACTTCGGTGTAGAGATCGGCGCCGTCGCGTTCGAAGCGCGCGTCGTCTTCCACTTCGAACACGACGAGCACGTCGCCGCGCGGGCCGCCCTGCGGCCCAACGCTGCCTTGCTCGCGGAGCGACATGTACTGGCCCGTCGCGACGCCCGCGGGAATGGAGACGCTGAACGTGCGCTCGGCGCGCGCTCGGCCTTCGCCTTTGCAGCGTTTGCATGGGGTGTCGATGATCGTGCCCTGCCCGGCGCAGGTCGGACACGGTGCGACGCTCACGAACTGTCCGAAGAACGAGCGTTGGGCGCGCCGCACTTCGCCGGATCCGCTGCACGTTGGGCAGCGCTTGGGCTTGGTGCCCGGCTCCGAGCCGGTGCCCTCGCAGCGCTCGCATGGATCGAGCAGCTTGAGGGTGAGCTGCTTGTCGACGCCCGAGGCGACTTCCTGCAGCGTGAGCGGGACGGTGACCTTGATGTCGGCGCCGGCGCGGGGGCCGCCGCGCTGGCGGCCGCCGAACATGTCCTCGAGGCCGCCGAACCCGCCGAAATCGCGCATGAAGATGCCTAACGCTTCGGCGAGGTCCACGTGGTGGAATCCTCCCGACGCCGCCCCGCGGAGCCCGGCCTCGCCGTATCGATCGTAGGCCGCGCGCTTGCCGGGGTCGCGCAGCACGTCGTACGCCTCGGTGATGCCCTTGAAGCGCTCTTCCGCGTCCTTGGAGCCGCCGTTACGATCGGGGTGATACTGCATCGCGAGCTTGCGATACGCCTTCTTGATGTCGTCGTCGGACGCATCGCGCGGCACGCCGAGCACGTCGTAGAAGTCAGCCATGTGATTCGGGGATCGTGAACATTACGTTAGGCAGAGTCAATCGAGCAGGTCGCTGATGAGCCGCGAGGTGTGCGTCACCAGCGAGACGACTTTCTCGTAGGGCATTCGCGTGGGTCCGATCACGCCGATCACGCCCGCCAGCGCGCCCGCGTGATACTCGGCGGTGACCACCGTGAGGCCGGACAAGCGCGCGTCCGCGTGCTCGGTGCCGATGGTGATGGAGATGCCGGGCGCCGTATTCTGCCGCTGGAGCAACGCGCCTAACGCTTCCGGGCGGTCGGTGAGCGCCAGCAGCTTGCGCAGATTGTCGCCGGTGGCGAACTCCGGCTGCTCGGCGAGCACGGACGTCTGGCCCAGGAGCACCTGCGGGTCGCCGAACGCGCGGCTCGTGTCCAGCATCTGCTCGGCTTCCTGGATGAAGATGTTGATCAACTCGCCCGCGTCGGATCCGGCGCGCTGGTCGCGCAGCCGCTCGGAGAGCGTGGACCGCAGCTCGCGCCAGGTGCAGCCGGCGAGGCGCTCGTTCAACACCTCCGTCACTTCGGCCATGGCTTTCTCGGCGATCTCGCCCGGCACCTCGACGAAGATGCTGCGCGCGGCGCCGCCCGTTAGGCGGAGCACGAGCAGCAACCGTTCCGAGCTCACCTTGATCAGCTCCAGCCGCTCGAGGCGCGCTTCATCGAGGCGCGGGCCTAACGCAATCCCCAGCTCCTGCGTCAACACGCCCAGCACCTGCGCCGCCCGGCGCAGAATCGCGTCGATGGCCGTGCCGCCGCCGGAGAGCTGCTCGATCAGCGCATCCCGCGCCCCTGGCTCGAGCGGCGCGAAGTGCATGAGGCTGTCCACGTACGTCCGGTACGCCATGTCCGTGGGCACGCGACCCGCCGACGTATGCGGATGGAAGAGAAAACCCTTGTCCTCGAGATCGCTCATCGTGTTGCGGATCGTCGCCGGCGACAAGTCGAGCATGTACCGCCGCGAAATCAACCGCGATCCGGCAGGCTCGGCTGTCTCGACGTAGGAGCGGATGACCGCCGCCAACACGCGGCGCTCCCGATCCGTAAGCTGTGCGAGCGTCATAAGTCTAAAATTACGAATGACTTGACAGTGCGGTCAAGTCGGTTGCCAGCGTATCGAGCCGAAGCCAGCCCCGCGGCGTCAGACGAAGCCTCGACCCTTCTCGCATTGCCCAGCCAGCCGCGACCCAACGATCGAGCATTGCATCGTCGGCTGCCAGAGCCGGCGGTGCGATCTCCACACCATGGTTGGTACGCAGGCCGAGGTAGATGCGTTCCGTGTTGCGGTTGTCTGCGGTGAGGACCTCGTGATCCTCTACCGGGTCACCGCCCGCTGCTATGAGCCGGGACCACGCGGCCAGCTCGCGCGCGTTCCAACGGCGGCGCACGGTATCGAACGAGTGTGCGCTCGGGCCGAACCCATCGTAGGCGAGATGCCGCCAGTAGCTCGAGTTGTGGCGCGCACGGCGCCCGGGTCGAGCGTAGTTGGAGACCTCGTAGTGCTCGAAGCCGGCTGCGCCCAGGGTCTCATCAGCCAGCAGAAAGTCCCGTTCGTACATGTCGTCAGGCGCCTCGTGCATGAGTTGACGATCGCGCCAGCGCGCCAAAGGCGTCGCGGGCTCGATCGTGAGACCGTAAAGCGAGAGGTGTGCCGGTTCGAGCTCGAGCGCGCGACGTAGGTCATCCCGCCAATCGCGGTCGAGCGATGAGGGCAGCGCAAAAATGAGATCGAGCGACAGGTTCTCGATCCCCGCGGCGCGCGCGGCCCATACGGCGCGAGCGATCTGTGCCGCATCGTGGCTGCGGTGCATCCAAACCAGTACGCGGGCATCGAACGATTGTGCTCCGATCGACAATCGATTGATCCCCGCGGCGCGCCAGGCGCGGGCGGATTCTGCGCTCACGTCGTCCGGATTCGCCTCGAGCGTCAGCTCGGCGCCGTCGTCGAAGGCGAAGCGCGCGCGCAGGCGATCCAGCAAGCGGGCCACGCCGTCGCCGCCTAACAGAGACGGCGTGCCGCCGCCGAAGTAGAGCGTATCGATCGCGCGCGGCGCACGGTCGGGGTAGCGCAGGTCGATCTCGCGCGCGAGCGAGTCGATGAAATCGGCGACGGGGACGCTCCGGCGCACTGCGATCGCGAAGTCGCAGTACGTGCACCGCCGCCGGCAGAACGGGACGTGCACGTAGACGTGTCTGGGAAGCGCGTTGGGCGCGGGCGTCGGGGCGAGTTCCGACAGCGGAGACGGCGTGCGGACCACACCGAAACATATCGCTCATCCCCCGCGCGCGCCCGTCATCGACGGCGGATCGCTCCATCGAGCGCGCAATCGATGGCGCCGCGGAGCTCGAGGGATGTGACGGCGGCGAGACACGCCCGTGGCGCGAGCTGAGCGCGGGCCGTGAGCGTGTCGATGTCGGCGGGCCCGAGCGCCAGCGCGTTCCACACGGCGCGTTCACTGGGATCGTCGAAGGACGGTTCGGCGCGGTCGGATGGCGCGGCATGGATGAGACAGAGCGCGTCGTCGACATCAGCAATCACGCATGCACCATCGCGCAGCAAGCGATTTGACCCCTGGCTCTGAGGCGAATCGATGCGACCGGGGACCGCGGCAACCGTGCGTCCGAGATCAGTGGCATAGCGCGCGGTGATGAGGGCGCCGCTTCGCTCCGGGGCTTCGCACACGATGGTGACGGATGCGAGCGCCGCGATGATGCGATTGCGCTTCGGAAAGGAACCTCCGTTCGCACGGTCTCCCGGCAGCTCTTCGGAGAGGACGAGGCCCGTGTCCGCAATGCGTTCGTGCAGCGCGCAGTGCGATACCGGATACGCCACATCGACGCCGGTGCCGAGCACGGCGATGGTCGCACCGGATGGGCAGCGCAGCGCTGCGCGGTGGCCGGCCGCATCGATGCCGCGAGCCATGCCGCTGACGATGGTCGCACCGGCGCGGGCCAGGGCGAACGCGATGTCGGCCGTGGCGCGCTCGCCGTACAGGGTTGCGCGCCTCGTGCCGACGATGGCAACGACGGTGGAGGCCAGGAGGCTCGTTTTCCCGATGGCCCAGAGGAGCGGCGGCGAGAGCGGCTGGTTAGGCGCGCCGACGTGGTCGAGGTCGAACAGCGCGGGCGGATACTCCTCGTCGCCCGCGAGGATGAGGCGCGCCCGGGCGCGCTCGGCGGCCGCGAGCGACTCATCGGCTGTTCGTAAGGCGGCGTCGCGCTCGGTCGCGGTACCGGTCGCATCGAATGCTTCGGGAGCGGACCCAAATCGTGCAACGAGCTCGTGATAGGTGGCGACTCCGACGCGCGGCAGGAGAGAGAGCGCGAGCGCTTGGCGCCGCGCGTCGAGGTCATGGTAGCGCGGCGTCGCTCGCTCGGGCGGTGGCGGCGGTGCGGAGCTCGAGCAGGCGGGTCCACAGCGCCGCAAGGAGCGTGTCGAGGCCCAGCCGGGCGGCGGCGCTGATGGCGAATACGCCGAACGCGTCGGGCGCGCTGATTGGCGGCGCCTCGAGCTCGCCTAACAGATCCATTTTCGTGAACACGACGCAGTGCGGCTTGGACGCCAGCTCGGCGGAATAGCTGGCGATTTCGCGGCGCAGGCCGTCATAGTCGGCTTGCCAGTCGAGCGTGTCCACCGGAATGAGAAACGCAAGGAGGCGCGTGCGCTCGATGTGGCGCAGAAACGTGAGGCCCAGGCCGCGTCCTTCGTGTGCGCCCTCGATGATGCCGGGGATGTCGGCGACGACGAACGTGCGATGGTCGGACAGCTGCACCACGCCCAGGTTCGGCGAGAGCGTGGTGAACGGATAATCGGCTATCTTGGGGTGGGCCGCCGAAATCACCGACAGCAGCGTCGACTTCCCTGCGTTAGGCTGGCCCACGAGGCCGACATCGGCGATGAGCTTGAGCTCGAGCTCGATCCGGCGATGTTGCCCTTCCTCGCCGACCTGCCAATCGCGCGGCGCCTGGTGCGTGGACGTCACGAAGAACGAATTGCCTCGTCCGCCGCGGCCACCGCGCGCGACGAGCAGCGTCTGCCCGTCTTCAGTCACCTCGCCGAGCCATTCCTGCGTGTCGAGATCGCGCACGACCGTGCCCAACGGCACGGGCAGGACGATATCGTCGCCCGAGCGGCCCGTTTTGTTCGCGCCCATACCGTGTTCGCCGCGATCGGCGGCGAACCGGGTGCGATATGTGTAGTCGAGCAAGGTGGCGAGATTGCTGTCCCCCCGCAGGAGCACATTGCCGCCGCGCCCGCCGTCGCCGCCGTCGGGGCCGCCCATGGGCACGCGGTGCTCGCGACGGAACGACACACACCCGGAGCCGCCCGTGCCGGCCTCGATCTCGATGTCGACGCGATCGATGAATGGGCTCATGCGGCGTGCACCCGATCCCAGAGCAAGCGAAAACGGCGATTCGTTTCGTCGCGCAGACGCGGCGCGACGATGTCGAGCACGTCACTGATCTCATCGGCGGACGCGCCGGCGTTCAGCGCGCCGCGCAAGTGCGCGTGGAGCTGGCGGTCGTGCTCGCCCACCGCGCAAACGGCGACGATGCACAGCTCGCGCCTTCGCAAATCGAGCTGGGGGCGGCCGAGGACCTTGCCGTAGCCGTCGACGATCATCCAGGTATCGAGGGCCGGGTGGAGCTCGCGAATGTTGGCGCGCAGGCGCTCGTACGTGTCGCCGTACACCGTCGCGCAGGTGGATTCTCCGCGCGCGTACCAGGCGCGGACGCGTGCCGGCGCGGGATCGGCATCCGGGTCACCGTTAGGCGCGTGCCGGCCCGACGCGCGGCGCCACTCGCGCGCGGCGTTCAACGCCCGCGGAAATCCGCTGAACAAGTGCGATTGCAGAATGAGCTCCTCCACCCAGTCAGGATCGATGCGGGCCGCCGCAGCCCGCGCCATGGCGTTGCGCAGCGCCATCTCGCCGTCCGCCGCGATGGCCGCCGCGAGCTCGACCAGCCCGCGCGTGGCGTTGTCGAGTGCGCGCAGTTTAACCGCCGGCGGTGTCGGGGCCGTCATCGATTCCGCGGGGAGGCAATCGTAGTATTGCGCGCGTCACGCCGCGGGATGCACGTCGCCGACGGTCGCGCCGCGGGTGTTGATGATCGGCGTCGTGAGAAATCCGTACAGGCGCGGCGGCAGCGTGTCTGGCAGCGCGCCCAGATGCTGGAGCGCCCGCAGCACGGCGGGGTGCTGTGCCCGCGACGCGCCATCCTCCACCTTGATCGCGACGCCGAGGCCCGCCGCGGGAATGGCCACACAGTGCACGCCTTCCGCGCCGACTTTGGACAGCACCGCGCCGTCGGTCTCTTCCATGAGCACGGTATCGAAGCGGTCGGTGCCGCCGACGAGGAACGGGCGCGTCGTCATGGCGTGCACGATGCGCTGCGGCACGTCCACGCCGCGGTGCGCCGCGTCGCCTAACCGGGCGAACGCGAGCGCCATCGCCCGCAGCGGCAAGCCGAACGCGACGACGCCGCACCCATCCACGACCTGCCCGATGCGGTCGGCCTGGACGCCAGTCCAGGCGGCGATTTCCTGCAGCGCCGCCTGCTGCACGGGGTGGCACGGCGTCTCGTAGCCTAACGTCGGCCATCCCGCGCGGCGCGCGTGCGCGAGCATGGCGGCGTGTTTGCCCGAGCAGTTGTTGTGCAGCCGCGTGGGCGCATCTCCCGATTGCTGCAGCAGGCGCGCGCCGCGGCGCGTGAGCGGGTCGTGCGGCCCGCAGGCGAGGTCGCCCTCCTCGAGGCCGACGGCGTCGAGCATGCGGCGCGCGAGCTCCACGTGCTCCGGTTCCCCGCCGTGTGACGCGCACGCGAGGGCGAGCGCATCGTCGCCCCATCCGAGGCCGTCGAACGCCTTCGACTCGAGCAGTGGAATCACCTGGAACGGTTTCGCGCAGGATCGCCACACCGTCACGAGATCGATGTCGCCGCTTTCGCACACGACGCGATTCGACGCGTCGACGACCACCGCGTGCACGCGGTGGCGCGATTCCACCAGGTCGCCGCGGGTGGCGACGACATCCAAATCAAACTGCATCACGAACCGCCGTCTGCTGGGGGACGTTCGCCGTGCGGGCCAGCGCGAGGAGCACGCCGCCCAACACGCACGTGCCGCCGACGAGCGTGAACGTCGACGGCACTTCGCGAATACTGGGGACGAGCGCCGCGATGAGCGTCGCGCCGACGGGTTCGCCGAGCGCCGTCACGTTCACCACGTACGCGGGCAGGTACTTGAGCGCCCAGTTGAGGCCGGTGTGTCCGAGGAGCATCGGACCGGCCGCGAGCGCAACGAAGATCGCGAACTCGCGGCGCGGCTGCGGGAGAACCGGCGCGCGCGTGAGAGCGCAAATGCCTAACAACACGACGAGGCACGCGCCGTACACGAGCGCGACGTACGGCCAGAGGTCGAGCGTCCGGCGGAGCCGCCGCCCAACGAGATAGTAGAGCGCCGCGGCCACTCCGCCGCCGAGCGCCAGCGCGTCGCCCAACAGGGCGCGCGTGCCCTGCGCCGACGCCGCGAACCGCGCATCGCCCCATGCGACGATGCATGCACCGGCCATCGCGAGCGCGATGCCCAACCATTGCCGGCCGGTGGGCGCCTCGCGCAGCCACACCACCGAAATGAGCGCGACGATCACGGGTTGGATGTTGACCAGCACCACCGACGCGGCGATCGACGTCATGTCCACCGATGCGGTCCAGCTCCAGAAGTGCAGCGCGAGCATGGCACCGGCGCCGAGCGCGAGCGCGACGCCGCGGCGGTCGAGGCGCTTCCATTGGATCCAGCCACGGCGCGGCACGAGGATCGCCGCGACGACGACCACCGAAAAAAAGAGGCGCCACGTGGCGATGACGAGCGGCGGGGCGTGCGACAAGCGCACGAGCGGTGCCGCCATCGAGATCCCGATGATTGCCGCCAGGAGGACGAGCAGCATGTCTCATAAGCTATCGGGTCAGTGCGGCAAGAGGTATTGGGTTGCACGACCGGTCACTGCGGCGTGCGGGCGTGCCGTGTACATTATCCGCCATGTCACCGAGGGACACTGTTGCGCCGGCCGCATCGTCGCTCAGCCGCGACCGACTCGATCTGCTGCTGGCGGCGGCCCGCCGCGTGCGCGTGGCGATCCTCGGCGACGCGATGCTCGACGTGTATCTGCACGGCGACGTCGAGCGCATCTCGCCCGAGGCGCCGGTGCCGGTGGTCCGCGTGCGGGAGCGGCGGTCGGCGTTGGGCGGCGCGGCCAACGTCGCGCACAACGTGGTTGCGTTAGGCGCGCAGGCGGACCTCGTGTGCGTCGTCGGCCGCGACGCGAGCGCCGCCGAGCTCCGCCGGATGCTCGGCGCCATCGGCGCCGATGGACCGTCGCTGGTGGATGTGGACCGGGCCACCACCACCAAGACGCGCGTCCTCGCCCGCGTGCAGCAAGTGGTGCGGGTGGACGAAGAAGACGACGCGGACCTCCCCGGCGGCGACGCCGAGCGCGTGGTGGCCGCCGCGCGCCGCGCGATCGACCGCGCCGACGCGCTGGTGCTCGAGGATTACAACAAGGGCGTCCTGCTTCCCCGGCTCATCGAGGACGTCATCGCGCACGCGCGGCAGCGCGGGATTCCCGTCGTCGTCGACCCCAAGTACCGCAATTTCTTCTCGTATCGCGGGGCGACCGTGTTCAAGCCCAACCGGCGCGAGCTCGAGGCAGCGTTAGGCGCGGCGGTGGACCTCGAGCATCCGCGGGCCCTGCCGTCGGCCCTCGAGCGGCTGGGCGTAGAGCATCTCCTGCTCACGTTGGGCGAGCGCGGCATGGTCCTGGCCGGCCGCGATGGCACGCTGCACCGGATTCCGGCCACCGCGCGCGAAGTCTACGACGTCGTCGGCGCCGGCGACACCGTGACCGCGTACCTGGCGGCGATGCTCGCGGCCGGCGCGTCGCCCCAGGAAGCGGCCGAGGTGGCGAACCTGGCCGCCGGCGTGGAGGTGGGAAAGTTAGGCGCAGCGTCCGTGAGCGCCGCCGAAGTCCGCGAGGCCGCCGCCACCCGCGACGACGCCGCGGGCGCCCGCACCGGCGCCTGAGGCGCGGCGCCGGCGCGCCCGCGCCTACATGCCGAGGTGCTTCTTCAGGAACGCGACCGTCCGCGGCCACGCATCCTTGATCGCCGCCAGATTCGCCTGCTCTTCAGCCGGGTCGCGTTGCGCCTTGGGGTCATCCTGCGCACGCGCGAAGCCGTGAATCGCGCCCTCGTAGTTCTTCCCGAAATACTCTTTGTGCAGGGCGTGCATCATCGAGTCCACCGCCGGCATCGCCGCGCCGATCCGCGCATCCTTCGACCCGCTCAACAGCATCATCGGCACGTTGATCTTCTTCAGCGAATCGACGTTAGGCACCGCGTTGTCCATGTACGGCAGCCCGTAGTAGGCGATCCCGCCCGAGAAGCCCGACGTGCCCTCGTTGGTCGCATAGCCCCACGTGGTGTACCCGCCCCAGCAGAATCCCATCACCGCGTACTTGTGCTCGGCCGACGGCTGCGACATGGCGTACCGCGCCGCCGCTGTGATCCCCATGTTCCGCTCGGCCGGCGCAACACCGCGAATGAGCTTCACCGCCGAATCGGCCGGCAGCTCATCGGCTGACGCGCCGCCGCGCACGCGCGAGAGCAGATCCGGCGCGATCGCGATGAATCCGTCGGCCGCCACCTGGTCGGCCACCCCGCGAATCCACGTCTGAAGCCCGAAGATCTCGTGCACGATCACGACGACCGGCGTGTGCGGCCGCGACGTTTCCGGGTACACGATCCACGCCATGAGCGAGTCCTTCGACCCGGGCTCCCAGGGAATCTTGACCCACTCGCCATGACGCGGGCTCGCATCGATGCGCGCCTTGGCCGTGCTCGCGCTCGGCGGCAGTCCCGGAACGCCCTGCGCGTCGCTTCGCCTAACGATTCGCGGCGCCGCCATGTCGGCCGCCGTCATGCCGGCCATGTGATCGCCGGCGGCAAATGACGACGACTGCGGCACGCGCCGCTGCATGGTGCACGCCGTCCCCGCGAGGACGGCAATTCCAGTCACACAAAGAACACGGCGAGCACGCATGGGTCTGCTCCAGTCGGGTAGTGTGGTGACTGGTACGCTACCCGGCCGCCGCGCCGCGCGGAAGACGACCGGCATCTCGGCCGAGCGCGGCTACTCCTCCCGGATTGCCGTCATGGGATCGATCCGCGCGGCACGGCGCGCCGGGAGCCAACTGGCGAACGCGGCGACCGCTATGAGAATCGCGGTGGTTGCCACGAATGTCGTGGCGTCGAGCGCGCCCACACCGAAGAGCAGCGTACGCATGACGCGCGTCAGTGCAAACGCACCGGCCAGACCGAGCGCAGACCCCCAGACCGCGGTGGCAAGCCCGTCGCGCAGCACCAGCCCAACGATGCCGTTGGCCGTCGCGCCGATCGCGAGCCGCACGCCGATCTCTCGCTGTCGCTGCACCACCGAATAGGCGACGAGTCCGGACAGGCCAACCGCGGCCAGCAGCAGCGCGAGGATGGCAAAGGCGGCGATCAGGAGCAGATCGAACCGCCGCGAGCCGACCGACTGCGACACGAGCGACTCGACACTCTGCACGCGTGTCACCACCAACTGCGGATCGATCGTGTGCACGACGTCCCTCACCCGCGATGTCAGCGCCTTCGGGTCGCCCGGTCCGCGGACGACGAACGCCAATTCGCGCATCTCCGCATCGACGAGCGCCGTGTCCACCGCCAACTCCCGCGCCGGGAAGTACACCTCGGGAAGGCTCTGCTGGTCTAACGCATGCTCCGGCACCGTGCGCACGACGCCGACAATGCTCTTCCACGGGTCCGTGGATTCGGGCGCACCCCATTTGAGGCGGCGGCCGATCGGATTGGCGTTCCCGTAGAACTGGTGTGCGAACCGTGCGTCGATGATCGCGACCGACGCGCCTTTCGCATCGTCGCGCGCGTCGAAGGGCCGACCCTCCACCACCGGGATGCCCATCGTGCGGAAATAATCGGAAAACACCACGAAGTTTGCCGCCAGCGGCACCTTCGGCAACACGATTCCCTCGGGGCTGACCGCGATCTGCCATCCGCCTAACATTGGCAGGTTGACGGCCGCCGTCGCGCCGCGCACGCCCGGCATGCGGGCCAACGAATCGATGAGCGCCTGCTCCGCACCCGGGACACGGGCATCGCTGTACCGGTACGACGGGAACGCGACGCGGAACGAGAGCAGATGTTCGGGCACGAATCCCGGATCGATCTCGAGCACCTTCGCGAAGCTCCGCGCCAGCAGCCCGGCGCCGGTGGTGAGCACGAGGGCGAGGGCGATTTCGCTCGCGACGAGCACACGGCGCGCACGCTGGCGGCTGCGGCCGGCGCTCGTGCCGCGGCCTTCGTCGCGCAGCGTGTTGGACAACCCCAGGGACCGGCCGGAGAGCGCCGGCACGAGCGAAAACACCGCCACGACCAGGCCCGTGACGCCGAGGGTGAAGATGAGCACGCGCGCATCGAGGCCGATGCGGTAGCCGGCGAGCATCCCGTCGGGCGCGAGGCGCGACAGCGCCGACGCGCACCAGTGCGCCAGCACCAACGCGCCTAACGCACCGGGCACGGCCAGCACCGCGCCCTCGATCAGGTACTGCATGACCAGCCGCCCTCGGCTCGCGCCTAACGCACGCCGGACGGCGAGCTCGCGCGTCCGCGCGGCCGCGCGCGCCAACAGCAGGCCGGCCACGTTGATGCACGCGATGAGCAGCACGAACGCGACCGCGCCCAGCAGCACGATGAGCGGCTGGCGCACGTCGGACACGAGATGCGCCCGCAACGGCAGCGCGGCGGCAGTGACGCGGAATTTGGGCGAATAGAAATTCGGATAGAGCGAGGGCAGGCGCGCGGCGATCGTGCCCACCGCCGCCGTTGCGTTCTCCACCGAGACGCCGGGCGCCAGCCGCGCGACCATGTACGCGTTGAAGGAATTCCCGCGCCCCTGCATCACGTCCGACGTCATGCGCAACGGCACGAAAAACGCGGCGGGCTCGAGACCGAGCCCCGGCAGCGGGAACGTGAACTCGCGCGGCATCACGCCGAGCACCGTCGTCGGTTTGCCGTCGAGCGCGATCGTCCGGCCGACGATCGATCGATCGGCGCCGAAGCGGCGCCGCCACAGCGCATCGCTCAAGACCACCGCGTCCGGCGACCCGGGCGCATCGTCCCCCGTCTGGAACGCCCGGCCTAACGCGGGAGCCGCGCCGAGCACGCGAAACACTCCGGACGACACCTCGAGTCCCGACAATCGCTCGGCTTGCTCGCCCCCGGTGAGGGTGGACGAGACCCGATCGAAGACGCTGGCCGACGTAAAGACGCTGCCGTCGAGCGTCGCGAAATCGCCGAAATCCGGCGTCGAAATCGTCCCGAAGTTCGCGTCGCTGATCGCCGGAAGGCCTTCACCCACCATCACCAGCCGCCCCGGATCGCGAAACGGCAGCGGCCGGAAGAGCACGGCATCGACCACGGAGAAGATGGCCGTGTTGACGCCAATGCCTAACACGAGACACGCGATGGCCGCCGCCGCAAACGCCCGCTGGCGCGCGAGCTGGCGCAGCGCGTGGCGCAGGTCGGCCACCGCGCCCGACAGCGCGTCGCTCATCGATCGTCTCCTGGCATATTGGTCTTCGATGCGCTGGCAATCATTCCGGACGCGGGCGAGGTTGCCCAGGCGCTCGACGGCGCGAGCGCGAGCGGCGGCCGGATCGAGACCGCTCGCGATGTATTCGTCGACGCGCGCCTCGAGGTGAAAGGACAGCTCCTGCTCGAGCTCGCCGCGCGGGTCGCTGCGCCAGAACGCGACGTAGCGAAACCACGATGGATTCGGACGCTGCGCGGGCATCGGCATCGTCGCGCGCTACGCCCAGGCCGGGCGCTTGGTGCTCGTCAGAACCTTGGCCACCGCGGCGGCGAACGCCGACCACGACGACGCTTCCTGCCGCAACTGCTGCCGCCCGCGCACCGTGATCCGATAGTACTTTGCCTTACGATTGTTCTCCGACAGCCCCCAGCTCGCTTCCACGAAGCCGCGTTTCTCGAGACGGTGCAGCGCCGGATAGAGCGACCCTTCCTCGATGCGCAGCGCATCGTCGGTCACGTCCTGCAGCCAGCGCGCGACGCCGTACCCGTGCGTCGGTCCCCAGGACAACGCCTTGAGCACGAGCACATCGAGCGTGCCCTGGAGCAGCTCGACCGTTTCCGTATCAGTCGCCATGATCCATCACCTCGAGAGAGCACACGTTCCGGACGGACGCCGCGCGCGCCCCATAGAACGACATGGGGAAGAAAAAACCTCTCCCATAGAATGTCAAGGGGGGAGGCCGCGGCATCCTGCCGGCGACCTCTGGCGCCCGGCCGGCGGGATGAGAGATTCATGGTGGCTCGACCGTCGGTGCATCAGCGCCTCTTTCACGATCATCATGACCCGTCGCACACTCGTCGTTGCCCTCTGCGCGTCGTTGCTCGGACGCGCCGCCTTCGCGCAGACGCCGGTCGACTCGTCGCTCGCGGCGTACATCGACGGCATCCAGGCGATCGACAGCCACGCGCACCCGATGCTTCCGGTCCCGTCCGGTGCGCCG from the Gemmatimonadaceae bacterium genome contains:
- a CDS encoding ABC transporter permease gives rise to the protein MPAQRPNPSWFRYVAFWRSDPRGELEQELSFHLEARVDEYIASGLDPAAARARAVERLGNLARVRNDCQRIEDQYARRRSMSDALSGAVADLRHALRQLARQRAFAAAAIACLVLGIGVNTAIFSVVDAVLFRPLPFRDPGRLVMVGEGLPAISDANFGTISTPDFGDFATLDGSVFTSASVFDRVSSTLTGGEQAERLSGLEVSSGVFRVLGAAPALGRAFQTGDDAPGSPDAVVLSDALWRRRFGADRSIVGRTIALDGKPTTVLGVMPREFTFPLPGLGLEPAAFFVPLRMTSDVMQGRGNSFNAYMVARLAPGVSVENATAAVGTIAARLPSLYPNFYSPKFRVTAAALPLRAHLVSDVRQPLIVLLGAVAFVLLIACINVAGLLLARAAARTRELAVRRALGASRGRLVMQYLIEGAVLAVPGALGALVLAHWCASALSRLAPDGMLAGYRIGLDARVLIFTLGVTGLVVAVFSLVPALSGRSLGLSNTLRDEGRGTSAGRSRQRARRVLVASEIALALVLTTGAGLLARSFAKVLEIDPGFVPEHLLSFRVAFPSYRYSDARVPGAEQALIDSLARMPGVRGATAAVNLPMLGGWQIAVSPEGIVLPKVPLAANFVVFSDYFRTMGIPVVEGRPFDARDDAKGASVAIIDARFAHQFYGNANPIGRRLKWGAPESTDPWKSIVGVVRTVPEHALDQQSLPEVYFPARELAVDTALVDAEMRELAFVVRGPGDPKALTSRVRDVVHTIDPQLVVTRVQSVESLVSQSVGSRRFDLLLIAAFAILALLLAAVGLSGLVAYSVVQRQREIGVRLAIGATANGIVGLVLRDGLATAVWGSALGLAGAFALTRVMRTLLFGVGALDATTFVATTAILIAVAAFASWLPARRAARIDPMTAIREE
- a CDS encoding dienelactone hydrolase family protein — protein: MTGIAVLAGTACTMQRRVPQSSSFAAGDHMAGMTAADMAAPRIVRRSDAQGVPGLPPSASTAKARIDASPRHGEWVKIPWEPGSKDSLMAWIVYPETSRPHTPVVVIVHEIFGLQTWIRGVADQVAADGFIAIAPDLLSRVRGGASADELPADSAVKLIRGVAPAERNMGITAAARYAMSQPSAEHKYAVMGFCWGGYTTWGYATNEGTSGFSGGIAYYGLPYMDNAVPNVDSLKKINVPMMLLSGSKDARIGAAMPAVDSMMHALHKEYFGKNYEGAIHGFARAQDDPKAQRDPAEEQANLAAIKDAWPRTVAFLKKHLGM
- the rfaE1 gene encoding D-glycero-beta-D-manno-heptose-7-phosphate kinase encodes the protein MSPRDTVAPAASSLSRDRLDLLLAAARRVRVAILGDAMLDVYLHGDVERISPEAPVPVVRVRERRSALGGAANVAHNVVALGAQADLVCVVGRDASAAELRRMLGAIGADGPSLVDVDRATTTKTRVLARVQQVVRVDEEDDADLPGGDAERVVAAARRAIDRADALVLEDYNKGVLLPRLIEDVIAHARQRGIPVVVDPKYRNFFSYRGATVFKPNRRELEAALGAAVDLEHPRALPSALERLGVEHLLLTLGERGMVLAGRDGTLHRIPATAREVYDVVGAGDTVTAYLAAMLAAGASPQEAAEVANLAAGVEVGKLGAASVSAAEVREAAATRDDAAGARTGA
- a CDS encoding DMT family transporter — protein: MLLVLLAAIIGISMAAPLVRLSHAPPLVIATWRLFFSVVVVAAILVPRRGWIQWKRLDRRGVALALGAGAMLALHFWSWTASVDMTSIAASVVLVNIQPVIVALISVVWLREAPTGRQWLGIALAMAGACIVAWGDARFAASAQGTRALLGDALALGGGVAAALYYLVGRRLRRTLDLWPYVALVYGACLVVLLGICALTRAPVLPQPRREFAIFVALAAGPMLLGHTGLNWALKYLPAYVVNVTALGEPVGATLIAALVPSIREVPSTFTLVGGTCVLGGVLLALARTANVPQQTAVRDAV
- a CDS encoding asparaginase, with translation MQFDLDVVATRGDLVESRHRVHAVVVDASNRVVCESGDIDLVTVWRSCAKPFQVIPLLESKAFDGLGWGDDALALACASHGGEPEHVELARRMLDAVGLEEGDLACGPHDPLTRRGARLLQQSGDAPTRLHNNCSGKHAAMLAHARRAGWPTLGYETPCHPVQQAALQEIAAWTGVQADRIGQVVDGCGVVAFGLPLRAMALAFARLGDAAHRGVDVPQRIVHAMTTRPFLVGGTDRFDTVLMEETDGAVLSKVGAEGVHCVAIPAAGLGVAIKVEDGASRAQHPAVLRALQHLGALPDTLPPRLYGFLTTPIINTRGATVGDVHPAA
- a CDS encoding PadR family transcriptional regulator, with the translated sequence MATDTETVELLQGTLDVLVLKALSWGPTHGYGVARWLQDVTDDALRIEEGSLYPALHRLEKRGFVEASWGLSENNRKAKYYRITVRGRQQLRQEASSWSAFAAAVAKVLTSTKRPAWA